gctataaatatcacaaaccgactaggttttcaatttttaattttccactGTGACAAAAAACTGTCTTTTAAACTGGATTTTTTCAACAAATGTTCCTTACTCACCCTTAATGACAACCATGTTTCTCAccaccttatttctccttctctcccCTCCAttatttctccaaaattttGGAAGAGACAATTAAatatccataactataaaaaaaaactagcaAAAATAATGCACTATGAAgcaaaaaagttatttttaggctcaaaagaaatttcaatattgagcaCACTTCAAAATAGATCACTCTTTTTACTCATAATACTTTTAATAGATTCAATGTTTTTAATCTCTCTAAAAGCTTTTATCACTTACCTTGTTTTTATTcacttaaattttttcatttcaacatttttaagCTAGATCTATAATCACTATATTAAACTGTCTTTTCACTTTTACCACTCAAGTGCATAATACGATACCACCATTATGTATCTACCTAACCCTCAATGTCTATGGTCTGATGTGCAATTAAAAGTGCAATTAAACAAAATGAGATGGGGAAATGATTTAATATCATACTCAATTTTGGGCTCAAAGTCTTAAAGATAGAGGTTCATCAAGAACGAAAAATAAGGCTCGAAATATTGGGAACTAGGAATGTTATAGCATACCAAAGGTAGCCATTTCAGCTCTAGGCTAAACAAACAATGCTTTAGGTTATCCTTCGACATCTCAACAAATATAGATTCAAAACATGCTTCTATTTACAATTCCATGAATGACATAAAATTCCAAACATGTGTATACATCGATCtacacatttatttattacatgACATAAAATCTAGTATTTCAACATATAATAACCACTTCTACTCTATCGCACAATGTAACTAAGTGAACTAACTAATCTAGACTAAAAAAGAATAGAATTCAACTATCTTTATGCAAAATTTATGAgtcaaaaaattcaattacaatATATCATATCAAATCAACTAATTATTCAGATCCACCATGCTTAAGCACCAttcacaaacaaaaataaaacaaagaattttttttgaaaatttcctaaaacttaaaattaacacgtataaaacacaaaataaagtAAAGCAAATTCTATGTAGCCCCCCACTTAAAtcacacattgtcctcaatgtgttcCCAATAATAATTAAGAGGTATAAGGACTTCACTAGTTATCATTGGGCAATGTGAGGTAAAATCGAGGTTGCCCACCTCCTCCTTGAAGCTCAAAAATGTTGTGTTATCCTCAAGCAGGTAACCTacacaaaaaacaaacaaacaaatcaaaagcagaAGTatgcaaataataaaataaaataaaataaaaaaccaaaaaattcaagttcaaaggATAGTGGTATCACCTACTTCAAACTTCAACCATATCCCAACATTAAACCTACTTCAAACTTCAACCATATCCCAACATTAACTCTTCAACATCATCATCCTCTTTAACAACATGATCCTAGTCTCAACTTTGTAAACAACACAATCCTAATATCAAATTTCTTGGAAACTATCAACAGTTCCCCCAAGATAAGGCTTTACTCTTTGCCtgtttactaaaaatagttgTCCATCTTTTGTTGCAAGCTCAATAGCCCTATTGGCTAGCACACAATTAATTGTGTATAGATTGGACCATCGCAATTGAAGTTTTCCTGGTAACAATTTTAGTCGAGAATTAAATAGTAACACTTGTCATCCCGGTACAAAGCTCTTCTTAATTATGGAATCATGGCACAATTTGCTTTTCTCTTTGTACAACTTGGCATTCTCATATGCCAAAAATCTAAACTACTCTAATTCATGTAGTTGAAACAACCTAGCGTTTTTAGCTAAATTAGGACCAAGATTCAATTTCTTAACAACCATGTATGCTCGCTTTTCTAACTCTATTGGCGAATGATAGTTTTTACTGTAAACAATATGATATGGAgacatccctaatggagttTTATAAGTTGTCTTATAAGCTCACAAGGCATCATCTAATTGAACCAACCAATTTTTCTGAGATGAGTTCACTCTCTTCTCTAGGATTTGCTTAATCTCATGATTTGATACCTCTTCTTAACCATTGGCTTGCGGATGGTAAGCAGTTGCAATTCGGTGCTTTTCTCTTTGTACAACTTGACATTCTAATATACCAAAAATCTAAATTCTTCCAATTCATTTGGTTGAAACAACCTAGCATGTTTAGCTAACTTAGGATCAAGATTCAATTCTTTAACTGCCCAGTATGCTCGCTTTTCTAACTCTATTGGCAAATGATAGTTCTTTCTGTAAACACTATGAATGGAGACATCCCCAACTGAGTTTTATAAGTTGTCTTATAAGCTCACAAGGCATTATCTAATTGAACCAATCAATTTTTCCGAGATGAGTTCACTATATtctcaatgatttgtttaatctcATGGTTTGATACCTCTGCTTAACCATTGGCTTGCAGATGGTAAGCAATTGCAATTCGGTGCTTAACACTGtactttgataaaatattttctatttacttaCTGCAAAAATGTGAACCTTCATCACTTATGAGTGCTTGAAGAGTCTCAGATCTCAAGAAACTATTCTTACGCAAAAATTTTACGACTGCATTAGTATCATTTGTCGACAAGGTCACTGCTTCTACCTACTTAGGAACATAATCCACtaccaataaaatgtactaatttctTAATGAATTCGAGAATGACCCCATGAAGTCGATCCCCATACATCAAAAACTTCAACTTCCAAAATCCCTTTTTGAGGCGCTTTATCATGCTTAGAAATATTTCCTGTTCGCTGACATTGGTCACATCATCTTACAAAATGATAAGTATCCCTAATCATAGTTGGCCAATAAAACTCTAATCCCAAAATCTTTTAAGTACTcatttttcctccaaaatgtCCCCTACAAAGTGAGGCATGACACCcgaccaaaatatcatcaatatatCACGTCCCATCTAAAGTGATTGACATTGTGCCCAATCACCACCCTAGTTGTATAGTCTAGGCCTACCATGGAAGAATAATCCATCAACTTACCCTGTGACAACCAATAGGATAGTGACACGTGGCACTTTGGGATCCcatattagaataaataaacCCTTAACTCCCATACATCGGGGGatcctctttctctctctctctctctctccctctctctctctctcctctTTCAATAGTCTTTCTCTCCCTCTCATCAGCCATATTCCAACCAAGCTCTGACCACCTTGCACAATAGCTCTCCACCTAACCTTAAGTCAGGTGAATTGCTATACACCATCATCATCTTTCATTATTTGATTcgtcataaatatatataatacctaATAATGTGGCACAATTTATTTCTCACCACAacaactaaaatttcaatatttattaagattgaaatttttttactaagCATTTCCTTTATATGCTCTCCTTATTCCCTTTTTGTATAAGAAGCAAAACTTTGTTTGAGTTTttcttgttcatttttcttccttttcttgaTTTCTCTTAGTtcttttaatatcatattaggGGTTTGATTTTTCCTATGTtcctttttcttgattttttctcaaataatttttaacgtttaattttataatgcaTAAAGCAAATAGACAGTCCTTAAGATGATTGTAAGGCCAATGGGCATGTGTTCTAGACTGAGATCACTTTTGCCtcaaacttaattattttttgtttaagatGATGGATGTTCCTTGGTTGtctttacaattttattttcttataaatgtTTTATCCCAGTTGCGACTTATCCTTCTAAAATATCATACCCAAACACTATGAATGCACTAAAAGGCTACTAGAGGCTGGGACCAAGTCAATACAAGACCTTAAGTTTAAATCCTTATGGTCCAGTCATAAATCTTCATTTTACATTGTTGTTGGTTGTGGTTCTCATATCGGTTTCGTACagtttctttgttgtttttgtaAATGAAATTGTTGTGTACTATTGTTTTTTGCCATCGTATATGTCTCATTGCAAGAGAGAAGCTAGAATTTTTGTTAGTGGggtggaattaaattgtattttttttaaatagtaaaaatgcaatttcactattttaataacctatagctttataattttaaatgactaaatcattttttattattttgggagggggcaaagtataattttattagaaagagcttaaatgaaaatttttccatttaagAGGGGACAGGACCTGCCAATCCCTAACTTCCCCACTACCTCGTTGGCCTTGGGCTTTTGAATCAATCATGTTTTTACagttgttatatatatatatatatatatatatatacttatcatgcatataaaattttaaattgatctaatatttttatgatattaatttaaaatactgtctacattaatatatatttaacgatcgaaatttttcttttacataaaataaataattatataattttaatttgttccatATTTAATAGGCacaatttacataaataatatgaaatataatggctagatttataaaaatcaatccaTACTGGCCAAGTTTATTCTCTGTGCATGCGTGTAATATAGCTGAAAAGCCCAGTAAAAGAACAATAgaaaaagaaagctaaaaagATTATAAACCCAAATATAATGACCTTTATTGTTCAAAAAAGTCCACCAAGACTTTATTGTTCTATAGTGGCCTTTTCTTGGGCCCGTTTTAATATTCAAACAACAATACTAACAATTCGACTCGTTTCGCTGTTTCCTTAAAAGGACAATCGATCTTCATCAAGTAACAAGTGACTGCGTTATTCCAGAGGTGGCTCATGAGACCCATAAGGCTTCCTGAACCGCCCATAGGACGGAGGAGCGCGGCGGAGGTGTTCGAAGCCGGGATTTATGGGATAATCAAACGGGTTGTTGTGATAGGAAATGGCTTCTCGGGAGCTGAGAATCAATGCATCGGTTTGGTTCGGGCTTTAGGCCTCTCGGGTTGTCTTACTTTATATGTAAGCTTCTCTTTATATCTTCCTTTTTGACTGTTCATTTCAAAACTCAGTTCTTTTAATCTAATTATTGTGTGTCTTTTACATGTCCCAAGATTCAAATCGAAATACAGCTATTTGTAAGGAAtgggaaattttgatttgttattatttatatagtatttgtttaatatattatgCAGCGTGTTACAAGGCCAAGAGGAGGAATCAATAAGTGGCTACATTGGCTTCCGGTTTCTcttcataaaaaattggattaTGTTATAAGGCAAATTTGCATCTATTCAGGAGTTCAAGTGGAAGCTAGATGGGGTAAAGTGGTTCTTTTTGCAGTTGAAAAAACTGGTATCTGTTTTCAGCTCTCAAATTATATGGTTTCATATTGCAGTACCAAAGATGGCACCCTTTTATGTTGAAGAAGTCTTTGATTTGTCCTTTTTTgtaccccccccccccaaaaaaaaaatcaaaattcatatgaGAACTACAGGGCTGTCCAGTGTAATAGAAGCTGATGCAAAACAAATTGCAATGATGGCACGGGATACATTTGAGAAGTATATTCTTCCAACTTGAATTTCTTTGTTTGCTACTACTTTTTGTTGTACAATGTGACACTTGACGTTGAAGCTATGTGATTTAGCTTTCTAGTGGCAGTTCTTTCTCTTGtgattattttcttattttattttactctatTAGGGAGGGCCCTCTGTTGGTCATAGCGTCTGGTCGGGATACAATTTCTGTTGCGAGCTCCATTAAACGGTTAGCCACAGAAAATGTTTTTCTTGTTCAggttaaaccttttttttttaattctcttttcctttttgtttatatttgaatGAGATTTTGTATTAGAGTTCCCACTAGGTGCTTGATATACAAGGCAATTTGTATGTTTCCTTTGAAGTTATTCAACTGTTTCGACTTCGTAGACCTGGGTGATTTCACAGTaggttaaaagtttaaaagGTGGTCAGAATGTTCAaccttttatatatttcttttcagATACATATTGGCTTTTATATTTCTCATAAGAAAAAAATCCAAGAAAATGGCCTGAAATTGTTTATTCATTATGCCGGTAatcatatgttttttttttttttttttttttttacatttctcTGTTTGTCTTACATTTATTACATTATTATCACTTATTTACATTTTGTGTCTTTTCTCCATTTGTCCACATTTAATATATACTGttaaacttttttctttttagatgcACATACTGCAATTTgtggttttatatatatttttctttgattcaattttcagaTACAACATCCACGGTCACGGCTGAATAGGTTTGATTTAGTGATTACTCCTCAGCATGATTATTATCCATTGACTCCTCATGGACAGAGACAAATTCCTTGGTTTCTCCGGAGGTGGATAACTCCTCGCAGACCTCCTGCTAGACATGTGGTATGTATTTCAGTTGTAAATACTGAGAATGCATCTTGACATAGGAGTATCTTTGATGGCTGTAAAGTTATAGTTTCTCTTGTCATTGGTTGGTTGGTATGTAGCTCATTGGTAGTTGTTTCTGAATTTCAGGTTCTCACTGTGGGAGCTCTTCATCCGGCTGATTCTGCTGCATTAAGAAGTGCTGCTTCAGTCTGGCATGATGAACTGGCCCCGCTTGCAAGGCCCTTGCTTGTTGTCAACATTGGAGGGCCAACAAGTAATATTTAGTGCATCATTGAGTTTGTTATCATTTTGATCAATCATCTTTTCAAGTCTCTAACTTCTTTTTGGATAATACAGTTGTTTTATGTTAACTGATACTTGCTAATTTGCATCCTTTATTGTAGTTAAACTTgttgtttgaaatgtattaaagtATCCTTTGTATATGTAGGAATGTTGTTAGTTTATAACATACTATTAAAGAATCCGATggca
The sequence above is a segment of the Gossypium raimondii isolate GPD5lz chromosome 4, ASM2569854v1, whole genome shotgun sequence genome. Coding sequences within it:
- the LOC105766632 gene encoding mitochondrial fission protein ELM1 isoform X3, which encodes MRPIRLPEPPIGRRSAAEVFEAGIYGIIKRVVVIGNGFSGAENQCIGLVRALGLSGCLTLYRVTRPRGGINKWLHWLPVSLHKKLDYVIRQICIYSGVQVEARWGLSSVIEADAKQIAMMARDTFEKEGPLLVIASGRDTISVASSIKRLATENVFLVQIQHPRSRLNRFDLVITPQHDYYPLTPHGQRQIPWFLRRWITPRRPPARHVVLTVGALHPADSAALRSAASVWHDELAPLARPLLVVNIGGPTSSCQYGADLAKQLIAMLQNVLWSCGSIRISFSRRTPEKVSKILLKEFSSNPKVYIWDGEGPNPHMGHLAWADAFVITADSVSMLSEACTTGKPVYVIGAERCTWKLADFQKSLRERGAVRPFTGKEDISESWSYTPLNDTAGAASQVMKALAARGWPIDA
- the LOC105766632 gene encoding mitochondrial fission protein ELM1 isoform X1, with the protein product MRPIRLPEPPIGRRSAAEVFEAGIYGIIKRVVVIGNGFSGAENQCIGLVRALGLSGCLTLYRVTRPRGGINKWLHWLPVSLHKKLDYVIRQICIYSGVQVEARWVPKMAPFYVEEVFDLSFFVPPPPKKKIKIHMRTTGLSSVIEADAKQIAMMARDTFEKEGPLLVIASGRDTISVASSIKRLATENVFLVQIQHPRSRLNRFDLVITPQHDYYPLTPHGQRQIPWFLRRWITPRRPPARHVVLTVGALHPADSAALRSAASVWHDELAPLARPLLVVNIGGPTSSCQYGADLAKQLIAMLQNVLWSCGSIRISFSRRTPEKVSKILLKEFSSNPKVYIWDGEGPNPHMGHLAWADAFVITADSVSMLSEACTTGKPVYVIGAERCTWKLADFQKSLRERGAVRPFTGKEDISESWSYTPLNDTAGAASQVMKALAARGWPIDA
- the LOC105766632 gene encoding mitochondrial fission protein ELM1 isoform X2, producing MRPIRLPEPPIGRRSAAEVFEAGIYGIIKRVVVIGNGFSGAENQCIGLVRALGLSGCLTLYRVTRPRGGINKWLHWLPVSLHKKLDYVIRQICIYSGVQVEARWGKVVLFAVEKTGLSSVIEADAKQIAMMARDTFEKEGPLLVIASGRDTISVASSIKRLATENVFLVQIQHPRSRLNRFDLVITPQHDYYPLTPHGQRQIPWFLRRWITPRRPPARHVVLTVGALHPADSAALRSAASVWHDELAPLARPLLVVNIGGPTSSCQYGADLAKQLIAMLQNVLWSCGSIRISFSRRTPEKVSKILLKEFSSNPKVYIWDGEGPNPHMGHLAWADAFVITADSVSMLSEACTTGKPVYVIGAERCTWKLADFQKSLRERGAVRPFTGKEDISESWSYTPLNDTAGAASQVMKALAARGWPIDA